A stretch of Paenibacillus sp. URB8-2 DNA encodes these proteins:
- a CDS encoding ABC transporter ATP-binding protein → MNGKKVWKRLIVYTAQHRSSAVLAALCAILSVAASLIGPLLIARAVDYMMGPDKVNFDALLRLILELAVVYLAGSLCGWLLTYLTNRIAYRTVNGMRTELFDKLNVLPLKFHDNHPQGDLISRFVNDMDAVSDGLLQGFQTLLTGVVTIVGTIGLMLYISPLMTVVVLLSAPASYYMARFITTRSQQLFRDQAKILGGLNGYVEEMVGGQKVVQAFHYEDNTFERFSGLNGELYQAGVKSQFYGSLSGPTTRLVNNITFSIIAIIGSIVIIAGRLTVGDLSGFLIYSNLFAKPFNEITGVITQLQSATASAQRIFAILDLEPELSDASDAVDRKPGQGTIVFDKVKFAYDSARPLITDFSLEVKPGTRVAIVGQTGAGKTTLVNLLMRFYDVDKGAIRIDRVDIKEMTRDSLRRNFGMVLQDTWLFGGTIRDNIAYGKPEATDEEVIAAAKAVSADSFIKRLPEGYHTVISGSGDNLSQGQKQLLTIARVMLADPPMLILDEATSSIDTRTEIRIQRAFLKMMEGRTSFVIAHRLSTIRESDLILFMKDGDIVESGTHDQLLRQEGYYARLYNSQFAAV, encoded by the coding sequence ATGAACGGCAAGAAGGTTTGGAAAAGACTGATCGTCTATACCGCGCAGCATAGAAGCTCCGCCGTTCTGGCGGCGCTCTGCGCCATACTCAGCGTGGCGGCCAGCTTGATCGGTCCGCTGCTGATCGCCCGGGCGGTCGATTATATGATGGGACCGGACAAGGTGAATTTCGATGCGCTGCTGAGGCTAATCTTGGAGTTGGCGGTTGTATACCTTGCCGGAAGCCTGTGCGGCTGGCTGCTGACCTATCTCACGAACCGGATCGCCTACCGCACGGTGAACGGCATGCGTACCGAGCTGTTCGACAAGCTGAATGTCCTGCCGCTGAAGTTCCATGACAATCATCCGCAGGGCGACCTGATCAGCCGGTTCGTCAACGATATGGACGCCGTATCGGACGGTCTGCTGCAGGGATTCCAGACGCTGCTTACCGGCGTTGTGACCATCGTCGGCACCATCGGACTCATGCTGTACATCAGTCCGCTTATGACCGTGGTCGTGCTTCTGTCCGCGCCCGCTTCTTACTATATGGCACGGTTCATTACAACGCGCTCGCAGCAGCTCTTTCGCGACCAAGCCAAAATCCTCGGCGGCCTCAACGGCTATGTGGAAGAAATGGTCGGCGGGCAAAAAGTCGTTCAGGCTTTCCATTACGAGGACAACACCTTTGAACGGTTCTCAGGGCTGAATGGGGAACTGTACCAAGCTGGAGTCAAATCACAATTCTACGGCTCCCTGTCCGGGCCGACGACCCGGCTGGTCAACAACATTACGTTTTCCATTATCGCGATTATCGGCAGCATCGTCATTATCGCGGGCCGGTTGACCGTAGGGGATTTGTCCGGCTTTCTAATCTACTCCAATTTGTTCGCCAAGCCTTTTAATGAAATCACCGGCGTCATTACGCAGCTTCAGTCGGCGACCGCCTCGGCGCAGCGTATCTTTGCGATTCTCGACCTTGAGCCCGAATTGTCCGACGCTTCGGATGCGGTGGACCGGAAGCCGGGGCAGGGGACGATTGTATTCGACAAGGTTAAGTTTGCCTATGATTCAGCCCGGCCCTTGATTACGGACTTCAGTCTGGAAGTCAAACCGGGGACCCGGGTTGCTATTGTCGGACAGACAGGAGCCGGCAAGACGACGCTGGTTAATCTGCTGATGCGTTTTTACGATGTCGATAAAGGGGCAATCCGGATTGACAGAGTGGATATCAAGGAGATGACGCGCGACAGCCTGCGCCGCAATTTCGGCATGGTGCTTCAGGATACATGGCTGTTCGGGGGAACCATCCGGGACAATATCGCCTACGGCAAGCCGGAAGCGACGGATGAAGAAGTCATCGCTGCCGCCAAGGCCGTGAGCGCGGACAGCTTCATCAAACGTCTGCCGGAGGGCTACCATACCGTGATCAGCGGCTCCGGCGACAATCTGTCCCAGGGACAGAAGCAGCTGCTTACGATCGCGCGCGTGATGCTGGCCGACCCGCCGATGCTCATTCTGGACGAGGCGACCAGCAGCATTGACACCCGTACCGAAATCCGCATCCAGCGAGCGTTCCTGAAAATGATGGAAGGACGCACCAGCTTCGTCATCGCCCACCGGCTGTCCACGATCCGCGAATCGGACCTCATTCTGTTCATGAAGGACGGCGACATTGTGGAAAGTGGGACGCACGACCAGCTGCTGCGTCAGGAGGGCTACTACGCCCGGCTGTACAACAGCCAGTTTGCGGCAGTTTAA
- a CDS encoding Na+/H+ antiporter, which translates to METFTAVLVLLGLIGISKIVNRFIPFVPVPLIQIGFGVIVAALPWGIHLTLEPELFFVLFIAPLLFNDGRRTPRAELWNLRAPILLLALGLVFATVLVAGYAIHWMIPSIPVAAAFALAAILSPTDAVAVSALAGRVHLPKNIHRVLEGESLMNDASGLVAFKFAVAAAVTGVFSLSQAIGSFIFIAAGGLLAGAALSFLLIRLSVFIRRMGMEDVTVHVLLQVLTPFLIYLVSEELGLSGILAVVAGGIVQAIEKDRTDSPQYKLQLVSASIWSVLLFILNGMVFLILGVSIPDVVSVIYRDTAVDNLTVVLYVLAITALLIVLRFVWVYLICMRSARFKNGGKPSMKSRVITSISGVRGAVTLAGAFSIPLVLDDGSPFPERDLIIFLAAGVILTSLLIASILLPLIARKEEDSREESEQAAKSQIMKTCMAILRSGAAEDNRADAVPAAPRLPDTLPALPEIQQTRRINNPEEEYGKRCALKARLTGLQAERRELSGLIADGSISSEAGQAIMELLDHKEALLTRGLDSQLRLSLDKLGRLFSGIFSKLPKGADGSVALPVGSIREARIGMCRAAMDAIQEETNDDNRDGYGSVAARYGMMVDRLQQSETGSAAELQEGRQLEWKLEAIQEQRDAVQRMFEDGTLGRKATAQLRWFVDELEMSIWED; encoded by the coding sequence TTGGAGACGTTTACTGCAGTGCTTGTTCTTCTCGGTCTTATCGGCATATCCAAAATCGTCAACCGGTTCATTCCCTTCGTTCCCGTTCCGCTTATCCAGATTGGCTTCGGGGTCATTGTGGCCGCCCTTCCTTGGGGGATTCACTTGACGCTGGAACCGGAGCTGTTCTTTGTCTTGTTCATCGCTCCGCTTTTGTTCAATGATGGAAGACGAACTCCGCGAGCCGAGCTTTGGAATCTGCGGGCTCCGATTCTGCTATTGGCGCTTGGACTGGTATTTGCGACCGTGCTGGTGGCGGGGTATGCCATCCACTGGATGATTCCGTCGATACCGGTCGCGGCGGCGTTCGCGCTCGCAGCGATATTGTCTCCGACGGACGCGGTCGCTGTAAGCGCCCTGGCTGGCCGGGTCCATCTGCCGAAGAACATCCACCGTGTTCTGGAAGGCGAGTCGCTGATGAATGACGCTTCGGGCCTCGTTGCATTTAAGTTCGCGGTTGCGGCGGCAGTCACCGGCGTGTTCTCTCTGTCGCAAGCGATCGGCAGCTTTATTTTTATCGCTGCCGGCGGACTGCTGGCCGGGGCGGCGCTGTCCTTCCTGCTGATTCGCCTAAGCGTCTTTATCCGGCGGATGGGGATGGAGGATGTCACGGTACATGTTCTGCTGCAGGTTCTGACCCCTTTCCTGATCTACCTGGTCAGCGAAGAGCTGGGGCTGTCGGGTATTCTGGCCGTAGTGGCCGGCGGCATCGTTCAGGCCATTGAAAAAGACCGGACCGATTCCCCCCAGTACAAGCTTCAACTCGTATCGGCAAGCATATGGTCGGTGCTGCTGTTTATTCTGAACGGCATGGTATTCCTTATCCTCGGTGTTTCGATTCCCGATGTGGTGTCGGTTATATACCGGGATACGGCGGTCGATAACCTGACGGTGGTCCTATACGTGCTGGCTATCACGGCTCTGCTGATTGTACTTCGTTTCGTCTGGGTGTACTTGATCTGTATGAGGAGCGCGCGGTTTAAGAACGGTGGCAAGCCTTCGATGAAGTCGCGGGTGATTACCTCTATTTCGGGCGTGCGCGGGGCGGTTACCCTGGCCGGCGCTTTCTCCATTCCGCTTGTGCTGGATGACGGCTCGCCGTTTCCGGAGCGTGATCTGATTATTTTTCTGGCCGCGGGCGTTATTCTGACTTCCCTGCTGATTGCAAGCATCCTGCTTCCGCTTATTGCGCGCAAAGAGGAAGACAGCCGGGAAGAATCGGAGCAGGCGGCCAAATCCCAAATTATGAAGACTTGCATGGCGATACTCCGGAGCGGGGCGGCTGAGGACAACCGTGCCGATGCTGTTCCGGCTGCTCCAAGACTCCCGGATACGCTGCCTGCGCTGCCGGAAATACAGCAAACCCGGCGTATAAACAATCCGGAGGAGGAATACGGCAAGCGGTGCGCGCTCAAAGCGAGGTTGACCGGTCTGCAGGCCGAGCGGAGGGAACTGAGCGGGCTTATCGCGGACGGGTCCATTTCTTCCGAGGCGGGACAAGCGATAATGGAGCTTTTGGATCATAAGGAAGCATTGCTTACCAGAGGACTGGATTCACAGCTCAGACTGTCGCTTGACAAGCTGGGCCGGCTGTTCTCCGGAATATTCTCGAAGCTTCCGAAAGGGGCCGACGGCTCCGTTGCTCTCCCGGTCGGAAGCATCCGGGAAGCGCGTATAGGGATGTGCCGCGCAGCGATGGACGCCATTCAGGAAGAGACGAACGATGACAATCGGGACGGTTATGGAAGCGTGGCCGCCCGCTACGGCATGATGGTTGACCGTCTGCAGCAGAGCGAGACCGGTAGTGCGGCGGAGCTGCAGGAAGGCCGGCAGCTGGAGTGGAAGCTTGAAGCGATTCAGGAGCAGCGCGACGCGGTGCAGCGTATGTTTGAGGACGGGACTCTCGGCCGCAAAGCCACCGCCCAATTGCGCTGGTTTGTGGATGAGCTGGAAATGTCCATTTGGGAGGATTAG
- a CDS encoding NAD(P)-dependent oxidoreductase: MKIAVIGASGKAGSRIVKEALDRGHNVTAIVRDASKAAGSGAVVVEKDIFDLTSGDLSGFDAVVNAFGAPMGQEHLHVDAGNVLIEALKDAPDTRLIVVGGAGSLFADEAQTVRVVDTPGFPDFVKPTALNQAKNLEILKGTESLRWTFISPSANYALGQRTGSYEKGKDRLLVNSKGESYVSYEDYAVAVLDEIEHPAHIRERFTVVSES; this comes from the coding sequence ATGAAAATTGCAGTTATTGGAGCAAGCGGAAAAGCGGGAAGCCGGATTGTAAAAGAGGCGCTGGACAGAGGGCATAATGTTACGGCCATTGTGCGCGACGCGTCGAAAGCGGCAGGCAGCGGGGCGGTCGTGGTTGAAAAGGATATTTTTGATCTGACATCCGGCGATTTGAGCGGATTTGATGCCGTTGTGAACGCCTTTGGCGCGCCGATGGGCCAGGAGCATCTGCATGTGGATGCCGGCAATGTGCTAATTGAGGCGCTGAAGGATGCGCCGGATACCCGGCTGATCGTCGTGGGCGGCGCCGGCAGCCTCTTTGCGGACGAAGCGCAGACGGTACGCGTTGTGGATACGCCGGGATTTCCGGATTTCGTTAAGCCGACAGCGCTAAACCAGGCTAAGAATCTTGAAATTTTGAAAGGAACGGAATCTCTTCGCTGGACTTTTATCAGCCCGTCGGCGAATTATGCTCTGGGACAGCGGACCGGTTCTTACGAGAAAGGAAAAGACCGGCTGCTTGTCAACTCCAAAGGCGAGAGCTATGTAAGTTATGAAGACTATGCGGTTGCCGTGCTGGACGAGATTGAGCATCCTGCACATATCCGCGAGCGGTTCACGGTGGTTTCCGAATCCTGA
- a CDS encoding MBL fold metallo-hydrolase encodes MQIAKGIEMLEITAEVMGGTDTLYPVLLWDEDHAVLVDSGHPGLLDKFKEAFALAGVAWSKLDTVVITHQDIDHIGGLPSILGEANGTIKVLAHPIEQPYIEGERMLLKHTPEAIAAAEAMLPPHVPEEWRRAFLHRLAHPPKAKVDALTEDGQELPVAGGVIIIETPGHSPGHISLYHPASRTLIAADSLTVKDGELHGPDPRVTPDMATALSSLRRLAGYAIETVICYHGGLYRGDAGTRIAELAEGAR; translated from the coding sequence ATGCAAATCGCCAAAGGAATTGAAATGCTGGAGATTACAGCCGAAGTGATGGGAGGAACAGATACCCTATATCCTGTCCTGCTGTGGGATGAAGATCATGCGGTGCTGGTCGACTCGGGCCACCCGGGACTGCTGGATAAATTCAAGGAAGCGTTCGCCCTGGCGGGGGTTGCATGGAGCAAATTGGACACCGTCGTTATCACTCACCAGGATATTGACCATATTGGCGGGCTTCCTTCAATACTCGGCGAGGCGAACGGAACGATAAAAGTCCTCGCTCATCCAATCGAGCAGCCTTATATCGAAGGGGAACGGATGCTGCTTAAACACACGCCGGAAGCGATCGCCGCCGCCGAGGCCATGCTGCCGCCTCATGTGCCGGAGGAATGGCGGCGGGCCTTTCTGCACCGTCTTGCCCATCCCCCTAAGGCAAAAGTGGACGCCTTGACCGAAGACGGACAGGAGCTGCCGGTCGCAGGCGGCGTAATCATCATCGAGACTCCCGGTCACAGCCCGGGGCATATCAGTCTGTACCATCCTGCCAGCCGTACGCTGATCGCCGCCGACAGCCTGACGGTGAAGGACGGCGAGCTGCATGGTCCCGATCCCCGGGTAACGCCCGATATGGCCACCGCGCTGTCAAGCCTGCGCAGGTTGGCCGGCTATGCAATCGAGACGGTCATCTGCTACCACGGCGGACTATACCGCGGGGATGCGGGCACGCGTATTGCCGAATTGGCTGAAGGAGCGCGGTAA
- a CDS encoding Rrf2 family transcriptional regulator: MNISTRFAVAIHILALLETNKEGKNTSEWIAGSVGTNPVVIRRITSMLGKAGLIEVRPGIAGAKLARAAGEITLLDIYLAVDAVGKDSLFAVHEHPNPSCPVGQNIAGAMIPVFSLAQQAMEDVLSKVTLAQIASQIPV, encoded by the coding sequence ATGAACATCAGCACCCGATTTGCGGTTGCCATCCATATCCTGGCCCTGCTTGAGACCAACAAAGAGGGCAAGAACACTTCCGAATGGATCGCCGGAAGCGTGGGCACGAATCCGGTAGTAATCCGCCGGATCACAAGCATGCTCGGCAAAGCGGGTCTCATCGAGGTCCGGCCGGGGATAGCCGGCGCCAAGCTGGCCCGCGCAGCCGGGGAGATTACGCTGCTGGACATTTATCTCGCGGTCGACGCCGTCGGAAAAGACTCCCTGTTCGCGGTTCACGAACATCCGAATCCGTCCTGCCCCGTCGGTCAGAACATCGCGGGGGCCATGATTCCTGTCTTTTCGCTCGCCCAGCAGGCGATGGAGGACGTTCTGAGCAAAGTGACGCTGGCGCAAATTGCCTCACAAATCCCGGTCTGA
- a CDS encoding nitroreductase family protein: protein MSTPVSTNSFADVVQARRSAMNFVEGIKIPQSELEEIFTLARLAPSAFNLQHARYKVIADPALKEQIRESAYGQYKIHTASAVIAVLGDMHAYEQAPEIYGGLKMLGAMSQEEYDGVIGAINQAYIGNEAFQRDEAIRNASLSAMQFMLIAKDKGWDTCPMIGFDPEAVKNVLGLPDHLVPVMLITIGKDNQRKIRPRGYRKPVGEFVDFM, encoded by the coding sequence ATGAGCACACCCGTTTCGACGAATTCTTTTGCAGATGTGGTCCAAGCCCGCAGGTCAGCTATGAATTTTGTAGAGGGCATCAAGATTCCGCAGAGCGAACTGGAAGAAATCTTCACCCTCGCGAGACTCGCGCCTTCGGCTTTCAATCTACAGCACGCCCGTTATAAAGTAATCGCAGACCCGGCGCTTAAGGAACAAATCCGCGAGAGCGCCTACGGACAATACAAAATTCATACCGCCTCCGCAGTCATTGCCGTCCTGGGCGATATGCATGCCTACGAGCAGGCGCCGGAAATTTATGGCGGTCTCAAAATGCTGGGAGCGATGTCTCAGGAGGAATATGACGGAGTGATCGGCGCGATCAATCAAGCATACATAGGCAATGAGGCTTTCCAGCGCGACGAGGCGATCCGCAACGCTTCGCTGTCCGCCATGCAGTTCATGCTGATCGCCAAAGATAAGGGCTGGGATACGTGCCCGATGATCGGATTCGATCCGGAGGCCGTCAAGAACGTTCTCGGGCTGCCGGACCATCTTGTTCCCGTGATGCTGATTACCATCGGTAAGGACAACCAACGCAAGATTAGACCGCGCGGCTATCGCAAGCCGGTGGGCGAGTTCGTTGATTTTATGTAA
- a CDS encoding transposase has protein sequence MLSGLFDFWSQSYCLTTVGGAPLEVLKTYIENQGKEAETR, from the coding sequence ATGCTTTCTGGCCTTTTCGATTTTTGGTCGCAAAGCTACTGCCTAACTACAGTGGGCGGCGCCCCTTTGGAGGTACTGAAAACATACATCGAGAATCAGGGGAAGGAGGCGGAAACCAGATGA
- a CDS encoding SGNH/GDSL hydrolase family protein — protein sequence MLFKENDVILFQGDSITDVGRNRFDAYSLGNGYPLMVAGRLGLLYPEKKLTFYNRGIGGDRAVDLVRRWDRDCLALKPTWVSIYVGINESWCRYDSGDETTAEAFETQYRNLLDRTKQTLDAKLILVEPFVLPVQGLNRDWREDLDPKIAVVRKLAREYGAPLVPLDGLFAAASVKADPAYWAEDGVHPTPAGHALITEAWLKAVGVN from the coding sequence ATGCTTTTTAAAGAAAATGATGTGATTCTGTTCCAGGGAGACAGCATTACCGACGTTGGCCGCAATCGCTTCGACGCTTATTCGCTGGGAAACGGGTATCCCTTGATGGTAGCCGGACGGCTTGGCCTGCTGTATCCGGAGAAAAAGCTTACCTTCTACAACCGGGGCATCGGCGGCGACCGGGCTGTCGATCTTGTGCGGCGCTGGGACAGAGACTGTCTTGCCCTGAAGCCGACCTGGGTATCCATCTACGTCGGCATCAACGAGAGCTGGTGCCGGTACGACAGCGGCGACGAGACGACGGCGGAAGCGTTTGAAACGCAGTACCGGAATCTACTGGACCGCACGAAGCAGACCTTGGATGCGAAGCTGATTCTGGTCGAGCCGTTTGTCCTGCCGGTTCAGGGGCTGAACCGCGACTGGCGGGAAGATCTGGACCCGAAAATCGCGGTTGTGCGGAAGCTGGCCCGCGAATATGGAGCGCCACTGGTCCCGCTCGATGGCCTGTTCGCCGCCGCTTCGGTGAAGGCCGATCCGGCTTACTGGGCCGAAGACGGCGTTCACCCTACCCCCGCGGGTCACGCGCTGATTACCGAAGCGTGGCTTAAAGCGGTCGGAGTGAACTGA
- the map gene encoding type I methionyl aminopeptidase, with protein MISDTEQDLEGLKAAGKVVGFTIAEMKKSVKPGMTTLELDKIGAEILKRFGAKSAPREVYDFPGDTCISINEEVAHGIPGPKVIRAGDLINIDVSAELNGYYSDAAVSFQLPPYNQKLLRLCASAQETMMSVISHLRAGMRVNEIGRVMEMEAHRRGYKVVRNLCSHGIGKTLHDKPHEILPYFNPRETTVLKPNQVITIEPFLSTGAEYVEQQADGWTLTVPDNSRVAQFEHTIIVTKGRPVILTGA; from the coding sequence ATGATAAGCGATACAGAGCAAGATTTGGAAGGATTAAAAGCGGCGGGTAAGGTCGTCGGGTTCACCATCGCGGAGATGAAAAAAAGCGTAAAGCCCGGCATGACAACTTTGGAACTCGATAAAATAGGGGCGGAAATTCTGAAGCGCTTCGGCGCAAAGTCGGCTCCCAGAGAAGTGTATGACTTTCCGGGAGACACCTGCATCAGCATTAACGAGGAAGTGGCGCACGGCATTCCGGGTCCGAAAGTGATTCGTGCCGGCGACCTTATCAACATCGATGTGTCCGCCGAGCTGAACGGTTATTACAGCGATGCCGCCGTGTCTTTTCAGCTGCCTCCGTACAACCAGAAGCTGTTGCGCCTGTGCGCGAGCGCGCAGGAAACGATGATGAGCGTGATCTCCCATCTGCGGGCGGGGATGAGGGTCAACGAAATCGGCAGAGTGATGGAGATGGAGGCCCACAGACGCGGCTACAAGGTCGTGCGGAATCTGTGCAGCCACGGCATCGGCAAAACGTTGCACGATAAGCCCCATGAAATCCTGCCGTATTTCAACCCCCGGGAGACAACGGTGCTGAAACCGAACCAGGTTATTACGATTGAGCCGTTTCTGTCGACCGGCGCGGAATACGTGGAACAGCAGGCGGACGGCTGGACGCTGACGGTCCCGGATAACAGCCGGGTCGCGCAGTTCGAGCATACGATTATCGTAACGAAGGGGCGGCCCGTCATCTTAACGGGCGCCTGA
- a CDS encoding RNA-guided endonuclease InsQ/TnpB family protein translates to MIRCVKTAFHTSKTDLERLFACNRNSAEVWNECLSLAKDYALQHDGKWIGRTELQAALKNQFPLHSQSLQAVCHKYLFARDGAKQARKQGLHTKYPYKKKKHFNTKWVDQAFKIKGNTIYLNLGIQNGKRQQPIKITVPGLPDAEIKEIEVVYDRKLMISMSYDDGQAAAENQGNQTAGVDLGEIHSITATTTENKSIIITGRKVRSIHRLRNKKLAEIQKLMSKCQKGSRQWKKYNRAKKYILSKSERQLNDAIHKTTRQFVEWCRENEVKEAIVGQVEGVQRNTKKKKRKTVTQKLSNWSFGKLQKQLAYKLEAQGASVKTIDESYTSQQCPCCGLRKKTSSRNYNCSCGYTEHRDMHGSKGILSKYLHGDIRYLGETKEIKYLRIA, encoded by the coding sequence ATGATCCGATGTGTCAAAACAGCGTTTCACACCTCCAAAACGGATCTGGAACGACTGTTTGCCTGTAACCGGAATTCAGCGGAAGTCTGGAATGAGTGCCTGTCGCTGGCCAAAGACTATGCCCTACAGCACGACGGGAAATGGATAGGGAGAACGGAACTTCAAGCAGCATTGAAAAATCAATTTCCTCTGCATTCCCAGTCTTTACAGGCGGTCTGCCATAAATATCTCTTTGCCAGAGATGGCGCAAAACAAGCCAGAAAGCAAGGTCTACACACCAAATACCCTTACAAAAAGAAGAAACACTTCAACACCAAATGGGTGGATCAAGCATTCAAAATCAAGGGCAACACGATATACTTAAATCTGGGTATCCAAAACGGCAAGCGCCAGCAGCCCATCAAGATCACCGTCCCGGGTTTGCCGGATGCGGAAATTAAGGAAATCGAAGTGGTATATGACCGAAAACTGATGATTTCCATGAGTTACGATGACGGACAAGCGGCAGCGGAGAATCAAGGCAACCAGACCGCAGGCGTTGACTTAGGAGAAATCCACTCCATCACGGCGACGACCACGGAAAATAAGTCGATCATCATCACGGGAAGAAAAGTAAGAAGCATTCACAGGCTGAGAAACAAAAAGCTAGCCGAGATTCAGAAGCTCATGAGCAAATGCCAAAAAGGCAGCCGGCAATGGAAAAAATACAACCGGGCTAAAAAATACATACTCAGCAAAAGCGAGCGCCAACTGAATGACGCTATCCACAAAACAACAAGACAATTCGTAGAATGGTGCAGAGAAAATGAGGTCAAAGAGGCGATTGTCGGCCAAGTGGAGGGCGTGCAGCGGAACACGAAAAAGAAGAAAAGAAAAACAGTGACCCAAAAGCTGTCCAACTGGAGCTTTGGCAAATTGCAGAAGCAGCTCGCATACAAACTTGAAGCACAGGGAGCGAGTGTGAAAACGATAGATGAGAGCTATACGAGCCAACAATGTCCTTGTTGCGGCCTGAGAAAAAAGACGTCCAGCCGAAATTACAACTGTTCCTGCGGCTATACCGAACACCGGGATATGCACGGGAGCAAAGGGATATTATCCAAATATCTACATGGAGATATCCGTTACCTGGGCGAAACGAAAGAAATCAAGTATCTACGGATCGCGTAA
- a CDS encoding GNAT family N-acetyltransferase, with translation MNREELTFVEIGEEHLAEATDIYNYYVLNTTVSFHTEGLTVQDMKRNMLTRDPRFKSYAVMLGGEMQGYVLITRHKNKQAYDVTGEISVYLKPECTGKKLGRPTVAFIERVAAGHGFHTLVATVCSENAPSRSFFESSGYEQSAYYREIGRKFGRWLDIVVYQKRLGA, from the coding sequence ATGAACCGCGAAGAGCTGACTTTCGTCGAGATCGGAGAAGAGCATCTGGCCGAAGCGACGGATATTTATAATTATTATGTGTTGAACACGACCGTGTCGTTTCACACCGAGGGGCTGACGGTGCAGGATATGAAACGGAACATGCTGACCCGCGATCCCCGTTTTAAATCCTATGCCGTCATGTTGGGCGGGGAAATGCAGGGCTATGTTTTAATTACAAGGCACAAGAACAAGCAGGCTTATGATGTGACCGGTGAAATCAGCGTGTACCTGAAGCCGGAATGTACGGGGAAAAAATTGGGAAGGCCCACAGTGGCCTTTATCGAGCGGGTGGCCGCCGGACACGGTTTTCATACCCTGGTGGCCACTGTATGTTCGGAGAATGCCCCCAGCCGTTCCTTTTTCGAGAGCAGCGGTTACGAGCAGAGCGCCTACTATAGGGAAATCGGCCGCAAATTCGGCCGGTGGCTCGATATCGTCGTTTATCAAAAAAGGCTCGGAGCATAA
- a CDS encoding aminoacyl-tRNA deacylase translates to MEQLEHLLQEKGIEYEIIKHEGPLKTAQEGAAYFGIEIGQTAPALVLRAENEFCALIVSGDRGRVNLDEPAALLGHDSLKMASPKQVLQLTGSEVGSVSLALPLPCILDRRLFRYPYIYGGTGEPGSTLKISPQDLEQLNEVVAYLE, encoded by the coding sequence ATGGAGCAATTGGAACATCTGTTACAGGAAAAAGGCATCGAGTATGAAATTATTAAGCATGAAGGGCCCCTTAAAACGGCTCAGGAAGGCGCGGCTTATTTCGGAATCGAAATTGGCCAGACCGCGCCGGCTTTGGTGCTGCGAGCCGAAAATGAATTCTGCGCCCTGATCGTATCCGGCGACCGCGGACGCGTCAACCTGGACGAACCGGCGGCGCTGCTCGGACACGACTCTTTAAAAATGGCAAGCCCCAAGCAGGTCCTGCAGCTCACCGGATCAGAAGTAGGCAGCGTATCGCTCGCGCTTCCGCTGCCTTGCATCCTGGACCGGAGGCTCTTCCGTTATCCCTACATCTACGGAGGTACAGGAGAGCCCGGTTCGACCTTAAAAATATCGCCGCAGGATTTGGAACAGCTGAATGAGGTCGTCGCCTATCTGGAATAA